The genomic window agtgtttcttgtatagaatatagtcaatttttgtaaagattttagtcaagcagtatgtaagaaatgttaagtcctttgtactgaaaacttgcattctcccagtaaggtgatacattgtactacattgcaagcccctggagcaaatttttgattagtgcttttgtgaacaagaaacaattgacaagtggctctatcccatctcccccctttccccgtcgcgatataaccttcgtggttgaaaacgacgttaaacaccaaataaagaaagaaagaaacaagcgaATAGAGGCAGTCATCAATGTTTTACTAAGCGCTCTGTCTTAATTGAACTTCATTTTTTATCGTTCAATAATCAAAGACAAGGAGTCTATTCCAAAACAGGTGGGAAAGCGGAGAAAGACCCCTACTTTTTATTACCGACTTTTCtgaacattttcaaggtcgtttgtcagaggttttactgtaacaagcaaacaatgaacactgtgaaatttcatgaagttCCTTAGCCTGTGTTCCTATATTTTACTCAAGTGTAACAGACAAAGGCACAAAGTGTCCTTTACAGTGGACagccttgccccccccccccccccccctttcctttaagacaccccaatttaagactccttccctttaaaggcatactaacgcactcccgtgtttacaaagtgtagtttgcccacaatcgatgtcaaacgcaccataagaccatataatgacgatatgtcaccatgcgcggaccataatacatgcattacagcttgttctagcctctgaaaaagtgaggatgtcaacaaagccgcggtgttagctcccttgcatcaacgttacatgtgttgccaaatctataaataggaccatctagatcaaaataaaaattcaaatatcttaacattgaaggggtcctagaccacaatattttgcagggaacttaatttagcatgtctccagctgttggtaaagcaattagcgtgtatagtcatcgagtacatatggctttaaccaAACTCCCACGTGCATTTATTTTTGAACCAAAGTGTTTTCACTTGTGTGACCATTTTTCCCCCAGCCAATTGGTGTCCGATATGTCATTAAGATGGCAATATCTGTACAGATGACCGTTTTGTACAAGCTAGAGGTGCCTGTGGCAAATTGCTTGCTTTGCTTTTAACATAATTGGTTGATATCAAAGAGTCATCTGCAGTCATCGAAGAACAGCCATGAACAGCCAATGGCTTCTGTGTTGTCCAAAGCAAAATCCGAATTTGGTTAAACACAACACTTTGGAGACCGAGGTTCACAGGTTTTAGGGACAGTTCTCATCCATGCAACTTTGAAGTTCGGTACTGTCTTGAACCCCACAGAGTGATGCAGATTGATAGACTTTTCATTGTCTTCTTCAATCATTACATACACGTCACAGCCTTCTTCAAAGTATTTTGCAGCCAGCTGTGAAACGATGACCTTGGCATAACCTTTTCTGCGGAAGTGGGGCTGAATGTAGAGCATTCCCATGGCTCCATAGCTATTACCCAGCATGTGTCCAACATGCTGTCCATCTTCCATTGTCAGAAAAACAGACGGCTGGTGACGTACAAGGTCACGGATGTAAAGGTCTGACCCTTCACAGATAAACTTCCATGTTGAGTTGACCACATCAACCACATCCTCTGTCACCGGTGAGATCTTCATTCCCTCTGGCACAGGACTGTTCAACAAACACAGACGGGCATCATTTCAACAGAACAGAAACAAGAGATTTGTATAAAACAAGTGCTACTGATCAGCGCACACACCTCATTAGACTGAACAGAACTTTACAGACTCTCATGGTCAAACTGGTACAATTTCAAGGCCCTCTTTGATTCCAATTATCCAATgctaacttcttcttcttctgcgttcgtgggctgaaactcccacgtacactcgtgttttttgcatgagtagattttttacatgtatgaccgtttttaccccgccatttaggcagccatacgccgctttcggaggaagcacgctgggtattttcgtgtttctataacccatcgaactctgacatggattacaggatcttttccgtgcgcacttggtcttgtgcgtgtacacacgaagggggataaggcactagcaggtctgcacataagttgacctgggagatcagaaaaatctctaccttaacccaccaggcgtggccgggattcgaaccacaTCCTTCTgatttggaggccggcgtcttaccaccaagccaagGGTTGTACCCCTCATCCAA from Littorina saxatilis isolate snail1 linkage group LG4, US_GU_Lsax_2.0, whole genome shotgun sequence includes these protein-coding regions:
- the LOC138964159 gene encoding glycine N-acyltransferase-like protein 3 isoform X2 translates to MAVKLSESQLPQLLLWLQPYLPTTFKLYGDLKSHLQGKFPDVDFFVDRWPDPQAVSAVVDPAGDQLESKVFLGKINLGMFGVNDKALVDLLKDKRLVDWNKPAVLSFVPGSFWPAAMTLMEEKKVGPLQPEPVLMLKATRQNLKQIPVPEGMKISPVTEDVVDVVNSTWKFICEGSDLYIRDLVRHQPSVFLTMEDGQHVGHMLGNSYGAMGMLYIQPHFRRKGYAKVIVSQLAAKYFEEGCDVYVMIEEDNEKSINLHHSVGFKTVPNFKVAWMRTVPKTCEPRSPKCCV
- the LOC138964159 gene encoding glycine N-acyltransferase-like protein 3 isoform X3, whose translation is MLYGDLKSHLQGKFPDVDFFVDRWPDPQAVSAVVDPAGDQLESKVFLGKINLGMFGVNDKALVDLLKDKRLVDWNKPAVLSFVPGSFWPAAMTLMEEKKVGPLQPEPVLMLKATRQNLKQIPVPEGMKISPVTEDVVDVVNSTWKFICEGSDLYIRDLVRHQPSVFLTMEDGQHVGHMLGNSYGAMGMLYIQPHFRRKGYAKVIVSQLAAKYFEEGCDVYVMIEEDNEKSINLHHSVGFKTVPNFKVAWMRTVPKTCEPRSPKCCV